Below is a window of Humulus lupulus chromosome 2, drHumLupu1.1, whole genome shotgun sequence DNA.
GTTACAGGTCCCTCTTCATCATACTTCCTCTCCATTTATTATATTATGTACACTCCTTTCGCAAGATATTGTGAACTCCGAAGAGATGACTTTTTCAAgtgattaattttattttagcAACCTAGCTTTGTGAATTTAAAAGGTGAAAAAATAAGCTCAATTTCGAAATGAAAATGTTATTCAGGACCCGATTTTAATTTACGAGGCCCTTGCTTTGATCATGTTAAGCAGAAAAAGGGAGTAGACGCGAACAATGTGTTTATTAAGGAGGGAATTCTGGACAAGTTGGACGTCGACCAACTCATTGCTGCTTCACAAACTACTCCAAAGGCATTCACCATAGTAGACATGGGATGCCCTGTGGAAATCGACGCACTCGCCGCTCTCCAAAATGTCATCGACACTGTCAAACTCAAAATCGAGTCTAGTGCTGTATATGAACATCTCTCCCCAAACCTCGAGTTCCAAGTCTTCATCAACGGTCCAACCACTAGAGACTTCAACACTCTTTTCAGGTCTATTCCGATGAACAAGCCCTACTACGCTGCTGGAGCTCCAGGCTCCTTCTACGGACGGCTGTTCCCAATATCAAGCCTTCATTTTGTATACTCAACCTACTCTCTCCATTGGCTCTCCAAGGTTCCAGACGGCGTAGGAGACGAAAGGTCTCCGGCCTACAACAAGGGGAAGATATACTGTATGAGTTCCCCAAAGGTGGTAGCGGATGCTTATGAAGCACAGTTCGCTAGAGATATTGAGGCTTTTCTGAAAGCCAGGGAGTTGGAGGTTGTCCCCGGGGGACTAATTGCTTTCTCTATCGTTACTGTGCCGCCTGATTCTAAGTGCATTACGCCTACTTTCTTTGAGATTTTGGGATCTGTTCTCTTAGACATGGCTGCTAAGGCATGTACAGTACAGATTTGATATTAAAAGCTTTATTATAGTAACTAGATTGTGACCTTTCACCAACTTATTTTTCTCATTATTATTTATTGTTTTgcatatgaataaaaaaaatgtaggGTATAACAAGCAAGGAGAAAGTAAACTCGTTTAACTTGCCGATATATCTGGCAACCCCACCACAGCTTGTGGGTTTGATCAAGAGAAATGAGAATTTTAGTATTGAGAGAATGGAACAACTATGTCGTCCAAGGGAATTGTTTTACGAAGCAGACTTTCCTGAAAAGCTCACCATACACTACCGAGCTGTTATGGAGAACCTCTTCAGCGATCACTTTGGAACCGAGGTAGTCAACGTTATGTTTGACCAGTTCAAGAACGAAGTCACAGAAACCGCTGTCTTTATGGACTTGAGCCACAAGCAAGGGCTCGAGTCCTTTGTTCTTCTCAAGCGCAAACCTTAACAATAAATTTTACTATTATTTGCAAGGCAATCATTTGTAATGAACTATAATTTGCTCATGTCATGTTACTTGATTTTGAATAATAACATGCAAACTTTACGGTTTTATTATCAACGTTACGTAGATCAAAAAATGTAATCACAAGTTTTGGTTGTTCTCTTTCGAGAAGAAAATACCTTTTCTTTTCTCCTACAAACTAAAGAGAAATACTGCACATGCTTCACTTTAACGAATCATAGATTTACATTATAACTTTCAAAACCTTACGACGGAAAAACCACACTTATTACGTGACAACTTCTAACAGTACTTATGGTCAGCAATTTTAACATTTTTATTCGCATAATGGTGCTGATCATAAAACTTGACATGTCAACATATTAAATATTGATTCAAACCTATATTATAACGATCTAGCAGCAATGACGTTTTGCAATTTTTCGTGTCACAGCCTCTATATATAAAAACTCAGAAT
It encodes the following:
- the LOC133818560 gene encoding probable S-adenosylmethionine-dependent methyltransferase At5g37990 isoform X1, whose amino-acid sequence is MQGRKREREREREMESSDELPQVFPINGGGEDEKNYQSNSSLQQKKGVDANNVFIKEGILDKLDVDQLIAASQTTPKAFTIVDMGCPVEIDALAALQNVIDTVKLKIESSAVYEHLSPNLEFQVFINGPTTRDFNTLFRSIPMNKPYYAAGAPGSFYGRLFPISSLHFVYSTYSLHWLSKVPDGVGDERSPAYNKGKIYCMSSPKVVADAYEAQFARDIEAFLKARELEVVPGGLIAFSIVTVPPDSKCITPTFFEILGSVLLDMAAKGITSKEKVNSFNLPIYLATPPQLVGLIKRNENFSIERMEQLCRPRELFYEADFPEKLTIHYRAVMENLFSDHFGTEVVNVMFDQFKNEVTETAVFMDLSHKQGLESFVLLKRKP
- the LOC133818560 gene encoding probable S-adenosylmethionine-dependent methyltransferase At5g37990 isoform X2 yields the protein MQGRKREREREREMESSDELPQVFPINGGGEDEKNYQSNSSLQKKGVDANNVFIKEGILDKLDVDQLIAASQTTPKAFTIVDMGCPVEIDALAALQNVIDTVKLKIESSAVYEHLSPNLEFQVFINGPTTRDFNTLFRSIPMNKPYYAAGAPGSFYGRLFPISSLHFVYSTYSLHWLSKVPDGVGDERSPAYNKGKIYCMSSPKVVADAYEAQFARDIEAFLKARELEVVPGGLIAFSIVTVPPDSKCITPTFFEILGSVLLDMAAKGITSKEKVNSFNLPIYLATPPQLVGLIKRNENFSIERMEQLCRPRELFYEADFPEKLTIHYRAVMENLFSDHFGTEVVNVMFDQFKNEVTETAVFMDLSHKQGLESFVLLKRKP